From Candidatus Bathyarchaeota archaeon, one genomic window encodes:
- a CDS encoding YkgJ family cysteine cluster protein, with amino-acid sequence MRCSHCGVCCTETEMLLSKKDIKRLEDRGYQKSKFAHFDKKGYATLKNRDGYCVFYDRKNRRCSEYASRPSGCRVYPVIVDEEKGIILDTICESRHTISDEEKTLKGKRVVRLLEGIDSEALKRRS; translated from the coding sequence ATGCGTTGTTCACACTGCGGGGTTTGCTGCACTGAAACAGAGATGCTGCTATCCAAAAAAGACATCAAACGCTTAGAAGATAGAGGCTACCAAAAAAGCAAGTTTGCGCACTTTGACAAAAAAGGCTACGCGACGCTGAAAAATCGTGATGGCTACTGCGTCTTTTATGATCGCAAAAACCGAAGGTGCAGTGAGTATGCCAGTCGACCTTCAGGTTGCAGGGTTTACCCAGTTATAGTTGATGAAGAGAAAGGGATTATCTTGGATACAATTTGTGAATCTAGACACACCATCTCAGATGAAGAAAAAACGCTAAAGGGTAAACGTGTAGTTAGGCTTCTTGAAGGTATCGATTCTGAGGCGCTTAAACGCCGCTCTTAA
- a CDS encoding trypsin-like peptidase domain-containing protein: MLTSKRATKASASALILLFVAGLLVGGLLFYYVNYRMVSNLNSQVSDLQMAISSLQSQQNITYQNITVLQDGTSLADLYDKVRDSVVLIQGVTSSGSVQGSGFIYNHAGRNVVITNYHVVEDTTSLSVTFSDGKGYAATILGTDPYADLAVLSVQGDHELKPITIVSSSPLRVGEPVIAIGNPYGLVGSLTTGVVSATGRSITESSAGGYSIANVIQTSTPINPGNSGGLLLNSMGNVVGITTAIVSDSQGLGFAIPSNTILREIGSLINTGTYNGHSYLGVTGADMSYNIAKETGASVTYGWKIASIVRGGPSDGRLTVDDIIIAINNQTIKNNDDLASYLEDKTIPGDTINITVIRNNQEITVTVKLGTRPSPT, translated from the coding sequence ATGTTAACCTCTAAGAGAGCGACTAAAGCCTCAGCCAGCGCACTTATTCTGCTCTTTGTTGCAGGATTGCTGGTCGGGGGACTCTTGTTTTACTACGTTAACTACAGAATGGTAAGCAACTTAAACAGCCAAGTTTCTGACTTACAAATGGCAATTTCTTCACTTCAAAGCCAACAAAACATCACGTACCAAAACATTACAGTTCTCCAAGATGGTACCTCGTTAGCTGATTTGTATGATAAGGTTCGTGACTCTGTTGTGCTCATTCAAGGAGTAACAAGTAGTGGAAGTGTGCAGGGATCCGGTTTCATCTACAACCACGCGGGTCGAAACGTAGTTATAACCAACTACCATGTCGTTGAAGACACCACGAGTTTAAGCGTGACCTTCTCAGATGGCAAAGGTTACGCAGCCACTATACTGGGCACTGACCCATACGCTGATTTAGCAGTTCTCTCAGTCCAAGGCGACCACGAACTTAAACCTATCACCATCGTGAGTTCATCACCGCTTCGCGTCGGCGAACCCGTCATCGCCATAGGTAACCCGTACGGTTTAGTTGGCTCTTTAACCACAGGAGTAGTAAGTGCAACTGGAAGAAGCATCACCGAAAGCAGCGCAGGTGGCTACTCGATTGCTAACGTAATCCAAACAAGCACTCCAATCAACCCAGGCAACTCTGGCGGTTTACTGCTTAACTCGATGGGTAACGTTGTGGGAATAACAACCGCAATCGTTTCTGACTCACAAGGCTTAGGCTTTGCTATCCCGTCGAACACTATTCTGCGCGAAATTGGGTCACTGATCAATACAGGTACCTACAATGGGCACTCCTATCTAGGGGTCACAGGCGCCGACATGAGTTACAACATAGCGAAAGAGACGGGTGCAAGCGTAACTTACGGATGGAAGATTGCATCTATTGTTCGAGGAGGACCCTCTGACGGCAGATTAACGGTAGACGACATAATCATAGCTATCAATAATCAAACTATCAAAAACAACGATGATTTAGCAAGTTACTTGGAAGACAAAACAATCCCCGGAGACACAATCAACATAACTGTAATCAGAAACAACCAAGAGATAACGGTAACAGTAAAATTGGGTACAAGACCGTCACCAACGTAA
- a CDS encoding adenylosuccinate synthetase: protein MPCSVIVGAFWGDEGKGKIISYLALKDNLDFCVRTGSVNAAHTVWQDNKKYALHMVPAGFLNPKTRLLIAAGANVHIGQFFKEVELTQVDAKRMGIDQNASIIEQKHSDQDKASAINKGIGTTGWGVGPALEERVRRTAKLAKDMPELKPYLCDGITEVNDGLDEGKSVLLEGTQGFMLSLFLGGGYPYVTGRDTSASAIASEAGVGPTRVDDVIIVYKSFITRVGGGPLPGEITKEEALKRGWFEVAAGTGRERRSAPFDFDLAKKTAKINGATQAAMTKLDVIYPSCKGARKFDDLPNEAKEFIKEVEKRTGVPITLIGTGPEALDIIDRRA, encoded by the coding sequence ATGCCTTGCTCGGTAATAGTTGGAGCCTTCTGGGGAGATGAAGGCAAAGGAAAAATCATTTCGTATTTAGCTCTAAAAGACAACCTTGATTTTTGTGTCAGAACCGGCTCAGTGAATGCAGCACACACTGTTTGGCAAGACAACAAAAAATACGCCCTACACATGGTTCCCGCTGGTTTTCTCAACCCCAAAACCCGCCTGCTCATAGCCGCGGGCGCAAACGTCCACATAGGGCAATTCTTCAAAGAAGTCGAATTAACACAGGTTGACGCCAAACGTATGGGCATAGACCAAAACGCCTCCATAATCGAGCAGAAACACAGCGACCAAGACAAGGCGTCAGCAATCAACAAAGGAATTGGTACCACAGGATGGGGTGTTGGCCCAGCGCTGGAGGAGCGAGTGAGGCGCACAGCTAAACTTGCAAAAGATATGCCTGAACTCAAACCATACCTCTGCGACGGAATCACTGAAGTTAACGACGGCTTAGATGAAGGCAAAAGCGTGCTATTGGAGGGCACTCAGGGTTTCATGTTGTCGCTTTTCCTCGGAGGAGGTTATCCATACGTTACAGGCAGAGACACAAGTGCTTCCGCAATAGCTTCAGAAGCAGGCGTTGGACCTACACGGGTAGATGATGTAATAATCGTTTACAAATCCTTCATAACCCGCGTCGGAGGAGGTCCATTACCTGGAGAAATTACGAAGGAAGAAGCCTTAAAACGAGGCTGGTTCGAAGTTGCCGCAGGCACAGGGCGGGAGCGTCGTTCTGCGCCTTTTGATTTCGATTTAGCAAAGAAAACCGCGAAGATTAACGGTGCAACACAAGCGGCCATGACTAAGCTCGACGTAATTTATCCGTCTTGTAAAGGTGCACGGAAATTCGATGATTTACCTAACGAAGCAAAAGAATTCATAAAAGAAGTAGAAAAACGCACAGGCGTCCCCATAACTTTAATCGGCACTGGCCCTGAAGCTCTTGACATAATCGACCGCAGAGCATAG
- a CDS encoding Lrp/AsnC family transcriptional regulator gives MKELKPIDYKILFELMKDSHRSDRQLAKALGVSQPTVTRRRAMLEENYIEGYTVIPKFGQIGFEIAAITFLKSKLKYESGEAKNKALQKMKEWYMKQTNVIMAVDGRGMGWDAVCISLHENFASFAEFIRAHDSELSDWVVESQTFHADLKGGIVIKPFHLKYLASLKQQ, from the coding sequence ATGAAAGAACTAAAACCAATAGACTACAAGATATTGTTCGAGCTCATGAAGGACTCACACAGAAGCGATCGCCAATTAGCCAAAGCCCTGGGTGTCTCCCAACCTACCGTGACCCGAAGAAGAGCAATGTTAGAAGAAAACTATATCGAAGGATACACTGTTATTCCTAAATTCGGGCAAATCGGGTTTGAAATTGCAGCAATAACCTTTCTCAAAAGTAAACTAAAGTATGAATCAGGCGAAGCAAAAAACAAAGCACTTCAAAAAATGAAAGAATGGTACATGAAACAAACCAACGTTATCATGGCCGTCGATGGCAGAGGAATGGGGTGGGATGCAGTTTGCATTTCCCTTCATGAAAACTTTGCCAGCTTTGCCGAATTCATACGTGCTCATGATTCAGAACTGTCTGACTGGGTTGTTGAAAGTCAAACTTTCCATGCCGACTTGAAAGGCGGCATTGTCATAAAGCCCTTCCACCTGAAATACCTCGCTTCACTGAAGCAGCAGTAA
- a CDS encoding M20/M25/M40 family metallo-hydrolase, whose protein sequence is MPIPILNSIEAEITSFLSELIRINTTNPPGNETKAAQFIAEYLAKDGFKSEIIESGPGRGSIITRLKGNGQKPNLLLLSHLDVVAANPAEWTVDPFEGTVKDGFVYGRGAIDMKGMTAIEVMTLKLLKKNNVPIKGDVVLAATADEERGGEEGAGYLIRNYKEKIWCPYVLNEGGGTAFPQHGRNVYPIQTAEKGILWFKIKAKGTPGHGSTPNMADNAITRINKVISKLGSYQPPTLYVPTLKEFVAEVAKSNPEHKEILTRLLNNPEHSDQILKELSKKDKALAEEIWPRTKTTISPTIIKGGVKENIIPSECEATFDCRVLPGQSVTETLKLIKSMLKDVDEGKLSYEIIQIHDGNESSTQTPLYEAIKYVLREVEPDCGVTPTLTTGGTDSRFFRETGSICYGFHPVRPDEPNDEYEKRMHGIDERLSIENLVWGTSVFYETVKRFMT, encoded by the coding sequence ATGCCCATACCAATCCTAAACAGCATAGAAGCCGAAATCACCAGTTTCCTCTCTGAATTAATCCGCATAAACACCACTAATCCACCAGGCAACGAAACAAAAGCCGCCCAATTCATAGCAGAATACTTAGCCAAAGACGGCTTCAAATCAGAAATAATCGAATCAGGTCCAGGAAGAGGCAGTATAATCACCCGCCTCAAAGGTAACGGCCAGAAACCTAACCTGCTTTTACTCTCTCACCTCGACGTGGTAGCCGCCAATCCCGCAGAGTGGACCGTTGACCCCTTCGAAGGAACAGTTAAAGATGGATTTGTGTATGGACGAGGCGCCATAGACATGAAAGGCATGACTGCCATCGAAGTTATGACGCTAAAACTACTCAAGAAAAACAATGTCCCAATAAAAGGCGACGTAGTGCTAGCAGCAACAGCTGATGAAGAACGGGGAGGAGAAGAAGGCGCAGGATACCTAATACGAAACTACAAAGAAAAAATCTGGTGCCCATACGTGTTAAACGAGGGCGGCGGCACAGCATTCCCCCAACACGGCAGAAACGTCTACCCAATTCAAACAGCCGAAAAAGGCATATTGTGGTTTAAAATCAAAGCTAAAGGCACCCCCGGACATGGTTCAACACCCAACATGGCCGACAACGCCATAACAAGAATCAACAAAGTTATATCTAAACTGGGTAGTTACCAGCCACCTACATTGTATGTGCCAACACTCAAAGAATTCGTCGCAGAAGTGGCAAAAAGTAACCCTGAACACAAAGAAATCCTTACACGACTGCTAAATAATCCAGAACACAGCGACCAGATTCTCAAGGAACTATCTAAAAAAGATAAAGCCCTTGCAGAAGAAATCTGGCCCCGCACAAAAACCACCATAAGCCCAACTATCATCAAAGGAGGCGTAAAAGAAAACATCATTCCATCCGAATGTGAAGCAACTTTTGATTGCCGGGTGCTACCAGGTCAAAGCGTTACCGAAACTCTGAAATTAATTAAATCGATGCTTAAGGATGTGGACGAGGGCAAACTCAGCTACGAAATTATCCAGATCCATGATGGCAACGAGTCAAGCACACAAACACCTCTCTATGAAGCCATCAAATACGTGTTACGGGAAGTTGAGCCTGACTGCGGCGTAACACCAACGTTAACTACAGGTGGAACAGACTCGCGGTTCTTCAGAGAGACAGGCAGCATATGCTACGGTTTCCACCCCGTGCGACCTGATGAGCCAAACGATGAATACGAGAAACGCATGCATGGCATAGATGAACGCTTAAGTATAGAGAACCTTGTTTGGGGCACAAGTGTGTTCTATGAGACAGTTAAAAGGTTCATGACATGA
- a CDS encoding metallophosphatase family protein, protein MFSGTSLVSKEPPIQKVTKTVGLISDTHVPKRAHALPRCVFEIFQKVDYIIHAGDLVELAVVDELEQLAPVLAVHGNMDGMEVNGALPRLNSLKVFDWKIGVMHDPDIAFGFNRIRELVKEHGFNVFVYGHTHVANIRWEGKTLFFNPGSPTVPANTMGKLSVGLIKITKDTIIPEIIPINQV, encoded by the coding sequence ATGTTCAGCGGAACATCATTAGTAAGCAAAGAACCCCCTATACAAAAAGTCACAAAAACCGTTGGCTTAATCTCAGATACCCACGTCCCAAAACGCGCCCACGCTTTGCCGAGATGCGTCTTTGAGATTTTTCAAAAAGTAGACTACATTATTCACGCGGGAGACTTGGTTGAGTTGGCAGTTGTGGATGAGTTAGAGCAGTTGGCACCTGTCTTAGCGGTTCACGGAAACATGGATGGTATGGAAGTAAATGGAGCCCTTCCAAGACTTAACTCTTTGAAGGTGTTTGACTGGAAGATCGGTGTTATGCATGACCCTGACATTGCTTTTGGTTTCAATCGGATTCGTGAATTGGTAAAAGAGCATGGTTTCAACGTTTTTGTTTATGGGCATACACACGTTGCTAATATCAGATGGGAAGGAAAAACGCTCTTTTTTAACCCAGGCAGCCCCACAGTTCCAGCAAATACCATGGGAAAACTTTCTGTAGGCTTAATCAAAATAACAAAAGATACAATAATTCCAGAAATAATCCCCATCAACCAAGTTTAG